The following proteins are encoded in a genomic region of Ostrinia nubilalis chromosome 1, ilOstNubi1.1, whole genome shotgun sequence:
- the LOC135071403 gene encoding uncharacterized protein LOC135071403 isoform X2 → MWCLVIENKMLEGIQSWITLSKSEKQKFYKKYKECRLNHKIKLANYLSKTQPFMKKKETKSYNKTTGGSQPKNDQRENPKNVTEQQQCNSDQAVWEEAKLEGSVEETANDLEESNRLIDPETSIEHNLDIGVNNDEIICDNPSNTESSSPSRDQSRPKLAEPAPPSVRTARELFEMLRGTGKAEVMNEESWAKLPSQQKSRYQRALRLLKCDYIQKYKQYLESLSSKELFHCYNNFFD, encoded by the exons ATGTGGTGTTTGGTGATTGAG AATAAAATGTTGGAGGGAATACAATCATGGATTACTCTTAGCAAGTCCgaaaagcaaaaattttataaaaagtataaagAATGCCGGTTAAATCATAAGATTAAATTAGCCAATTACTTGAGCAAGACCCAgccttttatgaaaaaaaaggaaactaaAAG TTATAACAAAACAACTGGTGGTAGTCAACCCAAAAATGATCAACGAGAAAATCCCAAAAATGTGACAGAACAACAACAATGCAACAG TGACCAAGCAGTATGGGAGGAAGCAAAATTGGAAGGATCTGTAGAAGAAACTGCTAATGATTTGGAAGAATCCAACAGACTAATTGATCCTGAAACCAGTATTGAGCACAACCTTGACATTGGTGTAAACAATGATGAAATTATATGTGACAATCCTTCAAATACGGAAAGCAGTTCGCCAAGTAGGGATCAATCAAGGCCTAAATTGGCTGAACCAGCTCCTCCTAGTGTAAG AACCGCAAGAGAACTTTTTGAAATGTTAAGAGGTACAGGTAAAGCTGAAGTTATGAATGAAGAATCATGGGCCAAGCTGCCAAGTCAACAGAAAAGTCGATATCAACGTGCTCTGCGATTGCTCAAATGTGACTACATCCAGAAGTATAAACAATACTTAGAAAGTTTATCTTCAAAAGAACTTTTCCACTGTTATAACAACTTTTTTGATTGA
- the LOC135071403 gene encoding uncharacterized protein LOC135071403 isoform X1: MDTKTNNIRYPKSVLTLYLKLYCKRRNKSNKMLEGIQSWITLSKSEKQKFYKKYKECRLNHKIKLANYLSKTQPFMKKKETKSYNKTTGGSQPKNDQRENPKNVTEQQQCNSDQAVWEEAKLEGSVEETANDLEESNRLIDPETSIEHNLDIGVNNDEIICDNPSNTESSSPSRDQSRPKLAEPAPPSVRTARELFEMLRGTGKAEVMNEESWAKLPSQQKSRYQRALRLLKCDYIQKYKQYLESLSSKELFHCYNNFFD, encoded by the exons ATGGATACCAAGACAAATAATATAAGATACCCGAAATCTGTTTTAACATTGTatctaaaactttattgcaaaagaagaaacaagTCT AATAAAATGTTGGAGGGAATACAATCATGGATTACTCTTAGCAAGTCCgaaaagcaaaaattttataaaaagtataaagAATGCCGGTTAAATCATAAGATTAAATTAGCCAATTACTTGAGCAAGACCCAgccttttatgaaaaaaaaggaaactaaAAG TTATAACAAAACAACTGGTGGTAGTCAACCCAAAAATGATCAACGAGAAAATCCCAAAAATGTGACAGAACAACAACAATGCAACAG TGACCAAGCAGTATGGGAGGAAGCAAAATTGGAAGGATCTGTAGAAGAAACTGCTAATGATTTGGAAGAATCCAACAGACTAATTGATCCTGAAACCAGTATTGAGCACAACCTTGACATTGGTGTAAACAATGATGAAATTATATGTGACAATCCTTCAAATACGGAAAGCAGTTCGCCAAGTAGGGATCAATCAAGGCCTAAATTGGCTGAACCAGCTCCTCCTAGTGTAAG AACCGCAAGAGAACTTTTTGAAATGTTAAGAGGTACAGGTAAAGCTGAAGTTATGAATGAAGAATCATGGGCCAAGCTGCCAAGTCAACAGAAAAGTCGATATCAACGTGCTCTGCGATTGCTCAAATGTGACTACATCCAGAAGTATAAACAATACTTAGAAAGTTTATCTTCAAAAGAACTTTTCCACTGTTATAACAACTTTTTTGATTGA
- the LOC135071396 gene encoding nuclear speckle splicing regulatory protein 1, with translation MSSNKKYGLIVPEKPKQPSLVFQASRNVFGDDLDSDDESNKKPVLLQPSHNINRQAKIAQNKAVVEDPTVFQYDEVYDALKNEKEEKKVKDKEIKKPRYIENLLKSANKRKIENERRIERQIQKERESEGDQFADKEVFVTSAYKKKLEEMSLEEEKEKREEYLESIGDVTKQRDLGGFYRHLYEQKLGVQKPVETEEKHVLKEDFKKANKDIESGKKDKIKDGSKKRNYRKRKSSSDYKNHLSEGELEDSDEEINRINLNDIKMAKKAKLDNANLDADSDFSIDESSDEDEKVEKSESKGINEDVFKKPEPIEKIECKEKVDETPDTQPKAVTKKPKVNIWQKRTVGEVFEQALKRYYERKAARSLM, from the exons ATGTCTTCTAATAAGAA gtATGGGCTTATTGTACCCGAAAAGCCCAAGCAACCATCATTGGTCTTTCAGGCATCAAGGAATGTTTTTGGAGATGATTTGGACTCAGATGATGAATCAAATAAAAAACCTGTGCTACTACAACCTAGTCATAATATAAATCGACAA GCTAAAATTGCCCAAAATAAAGCTGTAGTTGAAGATCCTACGGTTTTCCAATATGACGAAGTTTATGATGcattgaaaaatgaaaaagaagaaaaaaaagtgAAAGATAAGGAAATTAAAAAACCCAGATATAttgaaaatcttttaaaatcagcaaacaaaagaaaaattgaaaatgaaAGACGTATTGAACGACag ATCCAGAAAGAAAGAGAATCAGAGGGAGATCAATTTGCAGACAAGGAAGTTTTTGTAACTTCTGCTTACAAAAAGAAACTAGAAGAAATGAGtttagaagaagaaaaagaaaaaagggaAGAATATCTAGAAAGTATTGGAGATGTGACAAAACAACGAGATTTAG GTGGATTTTATCGTCACTTGTATGAACAGAAGCTAGGAGTACAGAAACCTGTTGAAACTGAGGAAAAACATGTATTAAAAGAAGATTTTAAAAAAGCCAACAAAGATATTGAATCTGGTAAAAAGGATAAGATTAAGGATGGTTCAAAGAAAAGAAATTATCGTAAAAGAAAATCTTCATCAGATTATAAAAACCACCTATCAGAAGGAGAACTTGAAGATTCAGATGAAGAAATCAATCGCATCAACCTTAATGACATTAAAATGGCTAAAAAAGCTAAATTAGATAATGCAAACTTAGATGCTGATTCTGACTTTTCTATAGATGAATCTAGTGATGAAGatgaaaaagttgaaaaaagtGAAAGCAAAGGAATTAATGAAGATGTCTTTAAAAAACCAGAACCAATTGAGAAAATTGAATGTAAGGAAAAAGTTGATGAAACTCCTGATACACAACCAAAAGCTGTAACTAAAAAACCAAAAGTTAACATTTGGCAAAAGAGAACTGTAGGTGAAGTGTTTGAACAGGCTTTGAAAAGATATTATGAGAGAAAAGCTGCCAGAagtttaatgtaa
- the LOC135071428 gene encoding FUN14 domain-containing protein 1 isoform X2 — protein MAKPKTEDSSAEDAKKIVDDAKNFIEKAIADIGKTSATKQLILGTASGWITGFITMKIGKVAAVGLGGGVILLHIASQKGYIDINWEKINKKVDKISDKIEKETTGKSADWFEKVLLFVKDNSYYSAGFTGGFLFGIASS, from the exons atggCAAAACCCAAAACTGAAGACTCTTCAGCTGAAGATGCCAAGAAAATCGTTGATGATGctaaaaattttattgaaaaggCCATTGCTGACATCGGAAAAACTTCGGCCACAAAGCAGCTAATTTTAGGAACTGCGTCAGGATG GATTACTGGATTTATAACCATGAAAATTGGAAAAGTTGCTGCTGTTGGTTTAGGTGGAGGAGTAATATTACTGCACATAGCGAGCCAAAAAGGATACATTGATATAAATTGGGAGAAAATCAACAAAAAAGTTGACAAAATAAgtgataaaattgaaaaagaaacAACAGGAAAATCTGCAGACTGGTTTGAAAAA GTATTATTATTTGTCAAAGATAATTCATATTATTCAGCAGGGTTTACAGGAGGATTTTTATTTGGTATCGCCTCATCATGA
- the LOC135071385 gene encoding negative elongation factor D: MPSQYEEERVWESSSHPHYEDEGGDDIIENPEEVLQECLEKFKTPDYIMEPGIFGQLKRYFQAGGNPEQVIEQLSINYSAVAQMANLLAEWLILGGVKVTEVQAMVENHLKDMILKTFDPKKADTIFTEEGETPAWLTEMIEHPTWRSLIYRLAEEYPDCLMLNFTIKLISDAGFQGEITSISTAAQQIEVFSRVLKSAIVGFLQSSDDWQNSVNECAKMVCHGAHTYVYSQVIVHILSQEPRGGAIMKRLGQEITRCAQQSGHDVTPITLALTAGESWRNARTALAAMLSRGALNPADISVLFRAYTQPEPPPVHLLRIPQFLELLVDALFKLGSKLNPEHKSKYMYLLAYAASVCEGHSPGRPVKDELKATVQAIEKVHAVCSSSASSSELIAELPTLYHCIRFPVVGMGVLVWVECVVTEPSYFKLCTEHCPVHLALLDEVASCHHLLHHRLLWLLVQLFESPQDELEILVQLQLKKMLLDRMVNLLSRGCVVPVLRYIKQCWQRGDTDISLIRYFITEVLDAIAPPYTPEFVQLVLPMVENEEITGTMRAEGENDPVSEFIVHCKAHYVVV, translated from the exons ATGCCGAGCCAATACGAAGAAGAACGTGTGTGGGAATCATCAAGTCATCCTCATTATGAA gaTGAAGGTGGTGatgatattattgaaaatccAGAAGAAGTGTTGCAAGAATGTTTGGAAAAATTCAAAACTCCAGACTACATCATGGAACCTGGTATATTCGGCCAACTGAAACGATATTTCCAAGCTGGAGGCAATCCGGAACAAGTAATTGAGCAATTATCAATAAATTACAGCGCAGTGGCTCAAATGGCAAACTTGTTGGCAGAATGGCTCATACTTGGAG GTGTTAAAGTCACAGAAGTTCAAGCTATGGTCGAAAATCATTTGAAGGACATGATACTGAAAACATTTGATCCTAAAAAAGCAGACACAATATTTACAGAAGAAGGAGAA ACACCCGCATGGCTGACAGAAATGATTGAACATCCAACTTGGCGGTCATTGATATATCGTTTGGCTGAAGAATATCCTGATTGTCTAATGTTAAACTTCACTATAAAG tTAATATCTGATGCAGGATTCCAAGGAGAAATAACAAGCATCTCAACAGCTGCTcagcaaattgaagtattttcgAGGGTCCTCAAATCTGCTATTGTTGGGTTCTTACAAAGTTCAGATGACTGGCAAAATAGTGTTAATGAATGTgct AAAATGGTTTGTCACGGTGCTCATACCTATGTATACAGCCAAGTGATAGTGCACATTTTATCTCAAGAGCCAAGGGGTGGTGCAATAATGAAAAGACTGGGACAAGAAATTACTCGATGTGCTCAACaaag CGGCCATGACGTCACTCCAATAACACTAGCGCTGACAGCGGGCGAGTCGTGGCGCAACGCGCGCACGGCGCTGGCGGCCATGTTGTCGCGCGGCGCGCTCAACCCCGCCGACATATCCGTGCTCTTCCGCGCGTACACGCAGCCTGAACCACCGCCAGTACATCTTTTAAGAATACCCCAGTTTCTAG aaCTCCTGGTCGATGCGCTTTTTAAATTAGGCAGCAAGTTAAATCCAGAACACAAATCCAAATACATGTACTTGTTAGCCTATGCTGCTAGTGTATGCGAAGGGCATTCGCCTGGACGCCCAGTAAAAGATGAATTGAAAGCTACTGTACAGGCTATTGAAAAAGTCCACGCCGTTTGTAGCAGTTCTGCTAGCTCCAGCGAATTGATTGCGGAACTTCCTACTTTGTATCACTGTATAAG ATTTCCAGTCGTTGGTATGGGAGTACTGGTGTGGGTGGAATGTGTAGTAACTGAACCCTCATACTTCAAACTCTGCACTGAACATTGTCCCGTTCATCTAGCACTCCTGGATGAGGTCGCATCGTGTCATCATTTACTTCATCACAGACTTCTGTGGCTGCTCGTTCAATTGTTCGAATCACCGCAAGACGAATTAGAAATTCTTGTTCAG CTTCAATTAAAGAAAATGCTTCTTGATCGTATGGTGAACCTGCTTAGTCGTGGCTGCGTGGTGCCCGTACTACGGTACATCAAGCAATGCTGGCAGCGTGGCGATACGGACATTTCCTTGATTCGATATTTTATTACTGAG GTTTTAGATGCAATAGCGCCTCCTTACACGCCAGAATTTGTGCAATTGGTATTACCGATGgttgaaaatgaagaaattaCTGGGACAATGAGAGCAGAAGGAGAAAATGACCCCGTTTCAGAATTTATTG TTCACTGCAAGGCCCATTATGTGGTGGTGTAA
- the LOC135071428 gene encoding FUN14 domain-containing protein 1 isoform X1, translating into MAKPKTEDSSAEDAKKIVDDAKNFIEKAIADIGKTSATKQLILGTASGWITGFITMKIGKVAAVGLGGGVILLHIASQKGYIDINWEKINKKVDKISDKIEKETTGKSADWFEKVERFVDRKLDKAEDLLKKKEVKAKRWYHNFTGDEHYRATETHVFVAAFFAGMALGLICGK; encoded by the exons atggCAAAACCCAAAACTGAAGACTCTTCAGCTGAAGATGCCAAGAAAATCGTTGATGATGctaaaaattttattgaaaaggCCATTGCTGACATCGGAAAAACTTCGGCCACAAAGCAGCTAATTTTAGGAACTGCGTCAGGATG GATTACTGGATTTATAACCATGAAAATTGGAAAAGTTGCTGCTGTTGGTTTAGGTGGAGGAGTAATATTACTGCACATAGCGAGCCAAAAAGGATACATTGATATAAATTGGGAGAAAATCAACAAAAAAGTTGACAAAATAAgtgataaaattgaaaaagaaacAACAGGAAAATCTGCAGACTGGTTTGAAAAA gTAGAACGATTTGTGGATCGCAAATTGGATAAAGCTGAAGATTTGTTAAAGAAAAAAGAAGTTAAAGCTAAACGTTGGTATCACAACTTCACTGGGGATGAACACTATCGCGCTACTGAAACTCATGTGTTTGTAGCAGCATTTTTTGCTGGAATGGCTCTTGGACTCATTTGCGGAAAATAA
- the LOC135071403 gene encoding uncharacterized protein LOC135071403 isoform X3 → MLEGIQSWITLSKSEKQKFYKKYKECRLNHKIKLANYLSKTQPFMKKKETKSYNKTTGGSQPKNDQRENPKNVTEQQQCNSDQAVWEEAKLEGSVEETANDLEESNRLIDPETSIEHNLDIGVNNDEIICDNPSNTESSSPSRDQSRPKLAEPAPPSVRTARELFEMLRGTGKAEVMNEESWAKLPSQQKSRYQRALRLLKCDYIQKYKQYLESLSSKELFHCYNNFFD, encoded by the exons ATGTTGGAGGGAATACAATCATGGATTACTCTTAGCAAGTCCgaaaagcaaaaattttataaaaagtataaagAATGCCGGTTAAATCATAAGATTAAATTAGCCAATTACTTGAGCAAGACCCAgccttttatgaaaaaaaaggaaactaaAAG TTATAACAAAACAACTGGTGGTAGTCAACCCAAAAATGATCAACGAGAAAATCCCAAAAATGTGACAGAACAACAACAATGCAACAG TGACCAAGCAGTATGGGAGGAAGCAAAATTGGAAGGATCTGTAGAAGAAACTGCTAATGATTTGGAAGAATCCAACAGACTAATTGATCCTGAAACCAGTATTGAGCACAACCTTGACATTGGTGTAAACAATGATGAAATTATATGTGACAATCCTTCAAATACGGAAAGCAGTTCGCCAAGTAGGGATCAATCAAGGCCTAAATTGGCTGAACCAGCTCCTCCTAGTGTAAG AACCGCAAGAGAACTTTTTGAAATGTTAAGAGGTACAGGTAAAGCTGAAGTTATGAATGAAGAATCATGGGCCAAGCTGCCAAGTCAACAGAAAAGTCGATATCAACGTGCTCTGCGATTGCTCAAATGTGACTACATCCAGAAGTATAAACAATACTTAGAAAGTTTATCTTCAAAAGAACTTTTCCACTGTTATAACAACTTTTTTGATTGA